In Cheilinus undulatus linkage group 14, ASM1832078v1, whole genome shotgun sequence, a genomic segment contains:
- the ccnk gene encoding cyclin-K: MLKPSAAGPSSVASPQPMKDSKENLSMSNQGMLDHIKPCWYWDKKDLAHTPSQSEGLDPGTEARYRREGARFIFDVGTRLGLHYDTLATGIIYFHRFYMFHSFKQFPRYVTGACCLFLAGKVEETPKKCKDIIKTARSLLNDVQFAQFGDDPKEEVMVLERILLQTIKFDLQVEHPYMFLLRYVKQLKGEKNKVCKVLQMAWTFVNDSLCTMLSLQWEPEIIAVAVMYLAGRLCKFEIQEWTAKQSSRRWWEQFVQDVPVELLEDICHQILDLYSQGNKPIPQQIQEKERASVPPVPAPSVPPGQPPAANPPPPPPKKTSPQGGSPARQLKRSHTSPKDEPKAPEQVGSKIPRLESPMPPLPTSQPPPERKPVAPAPPAEAEPGSETAPPPPHAPPPHQPPPLPHRPPPPPPSNYLMSTSSSYMSGEGFQSLQSMMKTEGPSYAPMPPNYAPPLPPYHVYPPPAAPPPGPPPPPSSYPPPSLPPTYPPPGYNNYPPPPPPRMPPGHVPPPGIGLPPTGYPPPPPVPPGQSQVPLPPPPGMPLNRGGWMR, from the exons ATGTTAAAG CCCAGTGCAGCAGGCCCATCCTCTGTCGCCTCTCCTCAGCCAATGAAGGACTCCAAGGAGAACCTCTCAATGTCCAACCAAGGCATGCTGGACCACATCAAGCCATGCTGGTACTGGGACAAGAAGGATTTAGCCCACACCCCCTCTCAGTCTGAAGGTCTGGACCCTGGCACAGAGGCTCGGTATCGGAGAGAAGGAGCCCGCTTCATTTTTGACGTGGGGACCAGACTTGGCCT ACACTATGACACACTGGCGACTGGCATCATCTACTTCCACCGTTTCTACATGTTTCACTCTTTTAAGCAGTTCCCCAGATAC GTGACAGGCGCTTGCTGTCTATTCCTGGCGGGAAAAGTGGAGGAAACCCCAAAGAAGTGCAAAGACATCATCAAAACAGCCCGCAGCTTGTTGAATGATGTGCAGTTCGCCCAGTTTGGAGATGATCCCAAG GAAGAGGTGATGGTGTTGGAGAGGATTTTGCTGCAGACGATCAAATTTGACCTGCAGGTAGAGCACCCTTATATGTTCCTGCTGCGCTACGTCAAGCAGCTCAAAG GTGAAAAGAATAAAGTGTGCAAGGTGCTGCAGATGGCATGGACCTTTGTCAACGACAG CCTGTGCACCATGCTGTCCCTGCAGTGGGAGCCAGAGATTATTGCCGTAGCTGTCATGTACTTGGCGGGCCGTCTCTGTAAGTTTGAGATCCAGGAATGGACAGCAAAGCAGTCGTCTCGCCGCTGGTGGGAGCAGTTTGTCCAGGATGTCCCAGTGGAGCTGCTTGAAG ACATTTGCCACCAGATCCTGGACCTGTACTCCCAGGGGAACAAACCCATCCCTCAGCAGATCCAAGAGAAGGAGCGGGCCTCGGTTCCTCCGGTCCCTGCTCCCTCAGTCCCACCGGGACAACCGCCAGCCGCCAACCCTCCTCCCCCACCACCAAAGAAGACTTCTCCTCAGGGGGGCAGCCCTGCACGCCAGCTCAAACGCTCACAT ACATCTCCTAAAGATGAACCAAAAGCTCCAG AACAAGTTGGGTCGAAGATTCCCAGACTTGAGAGCCCCATGCCTCCTCTGCCTACATCACAGCCTCCACCAG AACGCAAACCTGTAGCTCCAGCCCCTCCGGCAGAAGCAGAACCAGGAAGTGAAACAGCTCCTCCTCCCCCACATGCCCCGCCACCACATCAGCCTCCTCCCTTACCCCATcgtcctcctccacctccaccttcCAACTACCTCATGTCCACCAGCAGCTCCTACATGTCTGGGGAAGGTTTCCAGAGCCTGCAGTCCATGATGAAGACAGAGGGGCCCTCCTACGCTCCCATGCCTCCTAACTATGCTCCTCCACTACCGCCGTACCACGTCTACCCACCGCCTGCAGCACCCCCTCCAggccctccacctcctccctcTTCATACCCTCCACCAAGCTTACCACCGACGTATCCGCCACCGGGCTACAACAACTACCCCCCGCCACCACCTCCACGCATGCCCCCAGGACACGTACCCCCTCCAGGTATCGGTCTACCACCTACTGGGtacccacctcctcctcctgtgcCTCCAGGACAGTCACAGGTGCCCCTTCCCCCTCCGCCTGGCATGCCTCTGAACCGTGGGGGGTGGATGAGATGA